GCGGACTCAAGATCGCGGATCTCAAAAAAGGGATACGTAACGAAAAATGTCTTTGCGTTATGGATTACACTCAATCCAAAGATCAAAAGCGCGGTCACTGCATCTTCCTCGAGAAATCAAAGGATCCCACGATCGAGAGTTTTTTCGTGGCCCACGGAGCAGGTTCTCAAGAGTCCAAAGGCGTACCGACACTTTTTACGAATAAACTTTCATCGACCGGCACAACGCTCAGTGGGCTTCATCTCACGGCGGAGAAAATTTATCAGTTTCAAGGCAAAGCCAAGGCTTATGGACATTACACATCTCCGGGGTTAGGTCTCTACGGAGTGGAAAGTGTGAATTGGACGGCAGCCGCGGTGGGCAAGGTGACGCACGGGGCCCCTTATGTCAGCGATGATCCCAAAAAATTCTTTATTGGGCGATCTCATGGTTGTCCCGCCATGACCATGGAGCAAGCGAAAAGTATTCTACCACGGTGTGTGGGCGGTGCAGCTTGGCTGAATTATACTCGGGCCTCGGCGGCGCAAGTTCAAACAAAGTCGGCTCAATACTGTAATTAGTAAGCCCAAGCTCTGTAAAAGACCGATTTCAGCGACTCTATAGCAACCTGATTCCATTCGATGGCCAACTGACGTCCGATGGTTCCGCGAGGGTAAATTTGAATATTACGAGGAAAATGCGCTCGAAACGTTTTTAAAGAACGGTACATATGTAACCGTGACGTAATGAGGATCACGTCCTTACAGTTCATCGCTTCAATCAAAGGTAATGTTTGTTGAGCATTTCCATAGGTGGTCTTAGACGTTTTTTCGAGGATCACATCTTCGAGGTTGAGATCACCATAAAAAACAATATTTGGGAAAATCTCTTCGAGATGAGAGTCGGGATTAACGCCCGCGATGATCAGTTTACGAATTTGTTTTTGGTAAAGGAGATCGAAGCCTTCGTTGATGCGATTAGGTCCTCCTGTCAATACGATCGCGCAATCACTTTGCTGAAGGTCTGTCCAAGCGTTAATGGGATGGCTTATGACTCGTTTCATTTCCTCAAACCAAAGTTTGAGGAAAACACTCACCATTAAAATGCACAAAACGCCAAAGGCGAACGCAGCAAAACGTCTCATTATAGGCGACTTGCAATAACCTCGATTTCAACGTTTACACCCTTCGGTAAAGCTGAAACCTGGACGGTCGAGCGCGCGGGAGGAAGTTCTTTAAAATAAGTTCCGTAAATCGCATTCACCGTGGCGAAGTCCTGCATGTTGGTCAAAAAAATTGTTGTTTTGATCACATGATCCCAAGTGTAACCGCCACCTTCGAGCACCGCTTGGATGTTCTTCATGACCTGCTGGGTTTGACTCTCGACGCTTCCAGTGTTCACTTCGTTGGTTTCGGGAACGATAGCGATCTGACCTGAGCAATAGAGTGTGTTGTTCACTTCGATCGCTTGAGAGTAAGGACCGACGGGAGCGGGGGCTTTTGCGGTGTGAATCACTTTTTTCATAATAAACTCCTTAAGAATTAAAAATAGAAAACGATACCTGCGCGAAACGGGTGATCACCGATGGTGCGGAATCGACTTCCGCCATCGCCAGTCTGAACACTGATTCCAGTCTCGAAAGAAAAACCAAGACTATCTAAGCCGGTAAAGAAAAATTCTCCACCAATGAGGGCCATCATCTCGAAATTGGAGCGATCTTCGACAGTAGTTCCTGTCATGAGCTCGTGATTGGAATACCCTACCGCCCCGCCCATGTAAAAGTTCATTTGATTTTCGGCAAAAATAATTCGGTGGGCTTTGAGTAATGCGCCAAATTTGGATTCGTCTTTTTTGGTATCTATGCCCACTCCACCGGAGAGACCAAAACGGCTATTGGGATAGTAGTGCGCCGTGATCAGTGGGACTTCGGTGGCGCCGATCTGTTGAGAGTAGCCGAGACCGAGTCGATTCGCTAAGTCGACAGCGAAAACAGAACTCGCCATCAATGTGACAAAGGCAAAAGTAAAGAGGTGTTTAAGCATGAAAAATCCTTTTTGCGTCGCAATGCATTTGATGAAAAACTTGTACACCCATAGATAAAACAATCTTTCGCCGAGATTCAATCAAATTGTGGGTGCGTTTGATCTTTATTCGGGTCAGTAGGCCACCAAGGGCTAAACGAGGAGGGGATCGAGTCCGTCTTCCAGTTTGAAAACTCTGCGGGATCCACGCTTCTTTGGAGGATCGATCCCCAGTAATTGGCCAGAAATTGTTGGCGTTTTTGATCAATCTCTGCGCGTAGAGTTAGGTCTTGGTAGGATTGGGTTCTCATTACATCAATGTCGTAACCGAATTGCGCGACCTCCATCAGTCTCCAACAGGCGTATTTTGAGGACGGTTTGGCTTGCTCCTTAAGAGCTCTCGCCCATTCGTGGGCCGTCAGTTGATCGGTGTGCTCATGCTTCCAAAAATTCATCCCGTTTTTCTTAATCCAAGTGAAGCCGTATTTTTCGGCATTGCGATCAAATTCGCTCAGAAAAAGTCCGGTTTTATTTTTGGAAATATTGAGCCCGGTCCAATTGATTTGATGGGCTCCTTGATCGATCAGCCATTGATTGGAATCTTTAAGCTCTTCAAAAGTTTCTGGAGGGAGACCGGCAATCATCCCCACATTGAAGGCGACTTTTCGCTCCCACAACTGGTTCATGAGTTTGGGTAAAAACTCTTTTCCTTTTTGCGCGTGCCAAGCTTTTTTGATCAGCACTGAGGCTTTGAGATTAAACGTTTCGACACCGCAGAAGATGCCCCGAAGCCCTGACTCGTAGAGAACCTCTTCGCTCCCCGGGCGGCTGGCAATCAGATCCAGGCGGCAATAGCTCGAGTAATTAATTTTAAAGGGGAGTCGTCGGGTCACTTCCAGAAAACTTTTATTGCGCTCCAAGGAGGCGTTAAAAGTCTCGTCGAGCATGATGTAATTTGTGACACCCCATTTTTCGTAGTTGTGACGCAACTCTCTTTCGATGCAGTCGCAGTGGCGATCATTCACGTACATTTGTTTACCGGTATAAGGGTACGCGCAAAAGCGACAGGAGAAAATGCAGCCGCGAGAGAGCTCCAACGGCAGCGTCTCGCCCGGTTGAATGTGATCTTCGTCGCTCCACAGAAAATTATAGTTGGTCGGGGAGAAGCGAATGCGTTGAGGATCCGCGTTTTTCTCGGTGAGCGCCACATTCCCGGCGTTGAGTTCCGATTTCGGCGCAGGTCCCCCACGGTAGAGATGGTCGCACAGCTCGAGCAATATGTTTTCCGAAAAACCGGTGAAGACGTAATCAAAGAGAGTGCCGTTGGGATAGGCCGCCGAATTGATGGTGGCTGCGGGTCCCCCGGCGACAAACTTCACCTGAGGATAAGTCTCTCTGACCCAAGCAAAAAGAGCTTCGATTTTAGGTCGAATCCGCCGAAAGTCTTTGATATTGGCAATCATGCTGAGGCCCAAGAGGCGCGTCTGAGGAGTGAGGTGCTTTTGTAAGGCCTCTTGGAGGATGCCGATGGGTGCCGTGTTGAGAAAATTAAAGACTTTGGCCTGATAACCATGCTGGCGAAGATGCCATGCTAAGAGATGCGACCCGTAGGTTCGCTGCACCGACATCTTCGGCGTAAAACACCCTGTGAGAAATATCATATCCACAGGGTGAGTCTCTAGCAGGCTCGAGATTTATGCAATTTTTTATACGCTTCGACGCAGGCCATGCTGGCGGAAATCGGCATGGCGCATCTCTCATTTACGAAGCCTTTGCAGAGCTCCCTTTGAATATTTTTCGGAGCGCGGCGAGGCAGTCTCGATCCACGCGGCTACCATAAACGCGTTCGATGTGTTCGATCGCACCTAGTGCTGGTTTGCCAGTGGCTCCGTGTCCCGGCAAGGTGTGCTCGACAAAGATATTCGCGCATTGAAGAATTTTCGACAATGGATGTTGTTCCGAGCCCTTTTTTCCGTAGGGGAAACCGAGGCCCTCTTGCTCCTCGTGATGTTCCAGCACCACCTGGATGGCGTCCGTGGGAATATTGCCCATGGCCTCGAGAATCTCCTGGCTGCGAACCACATGGCTTTCGATGATTTTCCGTTCGTCACTACTTAATAGGTATCGGGGTTTATCGGTCAGGGTTTTGTCGATTTCCTTTTTCCCGATATCGTGAAAGAGGCCCGCGATGCTAAGTTTAAAAAGCACCGAATTGGACGTAAAGCCGATCTCTCGAGCGATCATGATTGCATAAATTGTAACTCCGAGGGCGTGCGCATAGAGATGATCGGAATGTGTATTCAGCACGTTGAGAAGGTCGAGGCTCTCTTTATTTTGCGTCAGCGTGCTCATCGTCATGTCGAGGAAGGCCCGAGTTTCGTAAAGCGTGGTTTTGTCGACGCCTTCGACAAACGTCTTTTCGAGAATTGTTTCGCCGGTGTATTTTAGAAAATTCATCTTTTTCTCAATAGAAATATCGTCTCGGTCCTTAATAAGGCGAGCCACTCCCATATTAAATTCAATGAGCTTTCCAAAATCTTCTTTAAGAATGTACAAATATCTCACGCCCTTAGACTTATACTGTTCGACTTTATCTCGAGGGATCTCCTGTCCTTTGTTGGCGATTTTAATGACCTTGGTGTCTGACAGCTTAATGTAAACATCAAAATCAATTTGCGGTTTTGCGACAAACTCATCAATAGAAACTTTGCAGTAAGTTTGTTCGCACTCTCCGATGAGATGTTTGGTGTCCTGAGACTCTTGGAGAATCGACGTGATGGCGGAGACGAGTTCGCTGGTTTTAAAAGGTTTTGTCAGAAATGCTTTTGCTCCCAGCTCAAAAGCGCTCTGGGTTTCAAGGAGCATACTGAATCCGGTCATTATAATGACCGGCACCTTGTGTCTCGATTTTGTCCATTCGAGGAGGTCAATCCCAGAATACTGTGGCATTTGAATGTCCGAGAGAACGACATCGATTTTTTGATGCGACAACACTTCCTTTGCGGCAGGAACTCCATCCACCTCGACAGTAGAGTATTTATTCTTGAGTATATCGCGGAGAGTATCTCGAAAAAATTTGTTATCTTCAACAATAAGCACTCTGGGTTTCAATTCGCACCTCCTGATGTGATGGATCGGCTTATTCTCGGAAAAGTTAATAGACTCCTAAAGAATTAATTTTTCTTAGCCATTCACGCTGCAGTCTTAAGTTTTCTAAACATATAAGGACTAACTATTTTTTTTAGTCGATTCATTATGTTTAGAAAATTTTCTTCCGATGGATGGAGGACAAAATGAGGTTGTAGGTATGAAGTTCGCCTTTTTATTTTGTGGATGGATCGCCGTTGTGGCGGTGGGAATGAAAGCTCGCGGTGCCGAACTCTATGACTCGGAACCATTAATGCCTATTCCTGAAATAACTCTGGAGGGAGATCAAGATAAAGTCCTATTGGGGGCACTCTTATTTTATGACAAACGTCTTTCAAAAGATAACACGGTCTCCTGTACCACTTGTCACGATCTCAACAAGGGCGGCGCCGACGGAAAAATTCACTCTCACGGTGTGAGCGGAAGTGAGGGTGAGATCAACGCTCCTACAGTGTTTAACAGCACTTTTAATTTTCGCCAGTTTTGGGATGGTCGAGCAAAAACCTTAGAAGAGCAGATCGATGGTCCGTTGCAAAATCCCAAGGAAATGGGCTCGATTTGGTCAGATGTGGTTTTAAAACTCAAAGCGGACCCCAAAATCCAACAGCTTTTTAAGCAACTGTATAAAGAAGGCGTTACCGCAGCCAATATTAAAAATGCAATTGCGACCTTCGAGCGCACTTTGATCACACCGCACGCCCGATTTGATAAATTCCTAAAGGGAGATACCAAGGCCCTGAGTGACTTCGAAAAGTTAGGCTATCAACGGTTTAAAATTTATGGTTGCGTCGCCTGCCATCAGGGAGTGAATGTTGGTGGTAACATGTTTCAAAATATGGGTGTCATGGGAAACTATTTTAAAGATAGGGGCACTCCTTTAACAAATTCCGATTTTGGTCGCTTTCGTGTCACCCGCGAGGAACAGGATCGTTTTGTTTTTCGCGTTCCTACACTGAGAAACATCGAGCTGACGCCTCCCTATTTCCACGACGGATCTGCGAAGACTTTAGAAGACGCAGTCACAGTGATGACCAAATATCAACTGGGGCGGAAAATATCCAAAGAGGAGCGAGACTCCATCGTCGCCTTTTTAAAAACATTGACGGGGCAACCGCCGAAGAGCCTTAAGCTCCTAAAGAGGGTGGAGCGCCCTTGAGGAATTATATCTACTTATCGATTTTTGTGACGGTATCACTGGGGGCTTTATTTTATTTCTTTCAACGCACTCAGAGCCGGCTTACGGTAAAGCATGAGCAAGTTCTAAATCTTCTCGCGTCAGCCCGCCAAGCTGAGGCGACTTTGGATAAAGATGTTTTAAAGTCTCGTGGTTTTTTTCATCTTAATTATGATCCTTTAGTGGCTAGTGAAAAAAGTTTTGAAGACGTATGCTCAAAATTAAAATCTTTAGAAAACATCTCTCCTGAACTCGCTCATGCATTGCAAGACCCGATCACAAAGTATTGCCTGGCTGCGGAGGCCAAACTTGCTCAAATCGAGCGATTTAAATCACATAATGCCGTCTATAGGAACTCCATCTATTTTATTCAAAAGCTAGCGACAGAGGACGCCGGTCGATTTCAGCTTTCGAGACGGACTCCGACGGATCGTTTAAAGAAGGTCTTGGTCAGAGTGAGCCTGGCCTATTCTGTGGTGTCCACCGATGATGCAAAAAAAGAACTTGAGACCCTATTAGTCAGGACTAAGGAGTATTCTTCTAATGAGGACCTTGATATCATCCACACTCACGCACGGCGACTCCTAACGGCGAAAGCCAAGCTTGATGAAATTACTTCCAGTGTGCTCCACTCGCCCTCCCCGCAGATTCTTGAAGAGATTCGAGTTAAATATTTTAAAAATTATAAATCTGCCGAAGCCTTTGCTCATTTTAATCGCAGGATGCTTTTGGGCATGTGCATTCTCTTCCTGTTGTTCATTTTAAGAAATATCGTGTTATTGTGGCGAGCCGCCCAAAAGCTCGCCGAAGCGAATTCGGATCTCGAACACAAAGTACATCTCAGGACGCGAGAGCTTGAAAAATCCAATGAGACCATCATTCAGCAGCAACAAAAAATGATCTTCTCCGCAAAAATATCGTCCCTAGGCGAAATGGCGGGAGGGATAGCTCATGAAATCAATACTCCCTTAGCTGTGATCGTAATGCGCGCCGATCAGCTTATGGATTGTGCCCAAGAGAGTGAACTTCACCCGGAAGAGGTGGTTCGTTCTTTAGAAATTATCCGACGAACTACTGATCGCATCGCAAAGATTATTAATGGGTTAAGATTTTTTGCCCGAGACGGAAGTAAATGTGTGGTGCAGGAGTCCTAGATCAATTCAATCATCGCTGACACTTTAAGTTTTTGTCATGAGAGATTCGCGGTACATGGGGTTCAACTCGAGTTCGTGGATGAAACGAGCGGTGACATTAAAATTCAATGCCGGTCGGTGGAAATCTCTCAGGTTTTTCTCAATCTGCTCGACAATGCCTTTGATGCCATTCATCAGTTAGAAGAAAAGTGGGTCCGTGTGGAACTTCGAGATCTCGATGAGTCTATTGAAATGAGTTTTACTGATAGCGGTTGGGGAATACCAGAGTGTCTCAAAGATAAAATCATGCAACCCTTTTTTACCACGAAAGAGGTGGGGAAGGGGACGGGGTTAGGTTTAAGCATTGCTCATGGAATCATCGAAGCCCATCAGGGTCAGCTGTTTTTAGATTCCACTTCGACTCACACTCGGTTTGCTGTCCGCCTCCCTAAACAACAAGGGTCCCTGTCGGCCCCGTCCGCCGCAGCATCCTGAAGTCCCCTGGTCTCGGGCGCTGAAAGTATGGATAGGCATTCACCGGCAATGCGTTGGGGAGCGAGTGTCGTTGCGGAGCTCCGTGAGCTCGGCTAAAAGTTGATCACGACACTCGATTTTGGCACATTCGTTCAATTCGACGGTCGAAGAGTATCAAATCCGTTGCATTTAATGACTAAACTCGTTAAGCCATTGGAGAAATTCGTCAGTAAGGGCGTGTAGCTCAGTTGGGAGAGCATCAGCATGGCATGTTGAGGGTCGCAGGTTCAACTCCTGTCACGTCCACCAATCCCTTCCTTTCCTCAAAACAGAAGCCTTTCTCCGGAATGCCGATTCAAGACTCATAAGTACGAAATGGTCTCCAGAAGTTGTAAATTGTAAATACAGATTATTTATAATGACTCAGAAAAATCTGATCAAAGGAGCCATCGTATTGCCACCAGAGAAGAACGGCGTCTCCGGCATTGTTCACGGTGCCGCGAGAAAAATCGATATAGGCATCGCCGCCGTCGGGAGAAATGGCATCCCCATCGACAGAAGATGGATGCGCCCACGAGTTGTTCGAATATTCGCTTTTTAAGATGCGAGTATAGGTGGCGCCAATCTGATCCCAATAGATGAGGGCCTTGGTTCCGTTTTTGTTTAGAGAAACATAGGGCTGGTAAACAACGGATGAACCATCTGGGCTGATGTTGTCGGTTAAGCTAGTGGGGTGGGTCCAAGTGTTATTTCGGTATTCGCTCTTAAATATCTGCGAATCGGAGCCAACATACTGAACCCACGCGATGAGGGAGTTACCAGCGTCGTCCATAGCAACGTCGCAGCTGTACCCACTTTGGCCGTCGGGGCTAATGTTGTCGTTTAAGTTTGCGGGATGTGTCCATGCTCCGTTTCTATACTCACTCTTAAAAATCTGCGAGCGAGTTCCGTCAGACTGGTACCAAACGATGATCGCGACACCATTGTTGTTCATGGTGACTTTTGGATACCATGCGGCTCGTCCATCGGGGCTAATATTGTCACTCA
This genomic window from Bdellovibrionales bacterium contains:
- a CDS encoding RidA family protein yields the protein MKKVIHTAKAPAPVGPYSQAIEVNNTLYCSGQIAIVPETNEVNTGSVESQTQQVMKNIQAVLEGGGYTWDHVIKTTIFLTNMQDFATVNAIYGTYFKELPPARSTVQVSALPKGVNVEIEVIASRL
- a CDS encoding YdcF family protein, with translation MKRVISHPINAWTDLQQSDCAIVLTGGPNRINEGFDLLYQKQIRKLIIAGVNPDSHLEEIFPNIVFYGDLNLEDVILEKTSKTTYGNAQQTLPLIEAMNCKDVILITSRLHMYRSLKTFRAHFPRNIQIYPRGTIGRQLAIEWNQVAIESLKSVFYRAWAY
- a CDS encoding cytochrome-c peroxidase, whose product is MKFAFLFCGWIAVVAVGMKARGAELYDSEPLMPIPEITLEGDQDKVLLGALLFYDKRLSKDNTVSCTTCHDLNKGGADGKIHSHGVSGSEGEINAPTVFNSTFNFRQFWDGRAKTLEEQIDGPLQNPKEMGSIWSDVVLKLKADPKIQQLFKQLYKEGVTAANIKNAIATFERTLITPHARFDKFLKGDTKALSDFEKLGYQRFKIYGCVACHQGVNVGGNMFQNMGVMGNYFKDRGTPLTNSDFGRFRVTREEQDRFVFRVPTLRNIELTPPYFHDGSAKTLEDAVTVMTKYQLGRKISKEERDSIVAFLKTLTGQPPKSLKLLKRVERP
- a CDS encoding murein L,D-transpeptidase catalytic domain family protein, whose product is MKFLLCNIILFLMMDSSLAAPLLSSQDIEESISKIKAQKRIPNHAVDILFDFYKNNRESTGDRLRNPSCVEKRDYRIRHQDRGLKIADLKKGIRNEKCLCVMDYTQSKDQKRGHCIFLEKSKDPTIESFFVAHGAGSQESKGVPTLFTNKLSSTGTTLSGLHLTAEKIYQFQGKAKAYGHYTSPGLGLYGVESVNWTAAAVGKVTHGAPYVSDDPKKFFIGRSHGCPAMTMEQAKSILPRCVGGAAWLNYTRASAAQVQTKSAQYCN
- a CDS encoding organic solvent tolerance protein, which codes for MLKHLFTFAFVTLMASSVFAVDLANRLGLGYSQQIGATEVPLITAHYYPNSRFGLSGGVGIDTKKDESKFGALLKAHRIIFAENQMNFYMGGAVGYSNHELMTGTTVEDRSNFEMMALIGGEFFFTGLDSLGFSFETGISVQTGDGGSRFRTIGDHPFRAGIVFYF
- a CDS encoding response regulator: MKPRVLIVEDNKFFRDTLRDILKNKYSTVEVDGVPAAKEVLSHQKIDVVLSDIQMPQYSGIDLLEWTKSRHKVPVIIMTGFSMLLETQSAFELGAKAFLTKPFKTSELVSAITSILQESQDTKHLIGECEQTYCKVSIDEFVAKPQIDFDVYIKLSDTKVIKIANKGQEIPRDKVEQYKSKGVRYLYILKEDFGKLIEFNMGVARLIKDRDDISIEKKMNFLKYTGETILEKTFVEGVDKTTLYETRAFLDMTMSTLTQNKESLDLLNVLNTHSDHLYAHALGVTIYAIMIAREIGFTSNSVLFKLSIAGLFHDIGKKEIDKTLTDKPRYLLSSDERKIIESHVVRSQEILEAMGNIPTDAIQVVLEHHEEQEGLGFPYGKKGSEQHPLSKILQCANIFVEHTLPGHGATGKPALGAIEHIERVYGSRVDRDCLAALRKIFKGSSAKAS
- a CDS encoding GHKL domain-containing protein; translated protein: MDETSGDIKIQCRSVEISQVFLNLLDNAFDAIHQLEEKWVRVELRDLDESIEMSFTDSGWGIPECLKDKIMQPFFTTKEVGKGTGLGLSIAHGIIEAHQGQLFLDSTSTHTRFAVRLPKQQGSLSAPSAAAS